The following proteins are co-located in the bacterium genome:
- a CDS encoding 3-hydroxybutyryl-CoA dehydrogenase yields the protein VGIDTLYRVAEIMFEEYREPRFAPPPLLKRMVQLGYFGRKSGRGFYDYTGEKPVPARLGI from the coding sequence TCGTCGGCATCGACACGCTCTACCGCGTCGCCGAGATCATGTTCGAGGAGTACCGCGAGCCCCGCTTCGCGCCGCCGCCGCTGCTCAAGCGGATGGTGCAACTGGGCTACTTCGGGAGGAAGAGCGGACGCGGCTTCTACGACTACACCGGCGAGAAGCCCGTGCCGGCACGGCTCGGCATCTGA